GGCTAGGGCAAAGGCTACCTGCCAGGATGGGTCGCCGTAGTAGTTGTTTAAACTGTCGGGAATCAGGTGGTTGATGAAGATGAAGGCCATCTCACCGAGCGCTTGAATCCAAATGCCCAGGGTGACAAAGGCCAATAAGTAAAAGAAGGCATCGCGCGCTAGCTCGCCCGATCCGCCGCGCGGTGTGGGCAGTGGGCGACCCACCAACCCTTCGTACACTTCGAAAAAGGCGCGCTCTACCTCTCGCGAGGGCCAGCCGTAGTCGCGCAGCAGTCTGCTGATGAATTCGTCGGAGGAGCCGCGATCGCGCGCCAGCAAAATAAATTGCACTAGCTCGCTGCGACTGTCGGGGGTAGGGGGAAGATCTGTACTCATGGGCCTACGGTAATCCGCCATAGATATTCTAAAAAGAATGAGTGATCCACCTGTTTAACTGTCCTTTAACACCGGAATCAGAGGGAGGCTCAATTTGACATTGCCTCCTGTAGGGGCATTGCAGTGCAATGCCCCTACGCCGATCGCTGCAATAAACGGCAAATTTGAACCAACACGGTTTCACAAGGGCATCCTCAAGGCACTGACCGTCAACCC
This genomic interval from Nodosilinea sp. FACHB-141 contains the following:
- a CDS encoding DUF5671 domain-containing protein, with amino-acid sequence MSTDLPPTPDSRSELVQFILLARDRGSSDEFISRLLRDYGWPSREVERAFFEVYEGLVGRPLPTPRGGSGELARDAFFYLLAFVTLGIWIQALGEMAFIFINHLIPDSLNNYYGDPSWQVAFALARLLVAYPVYLGLMRQINRDLAAHREKHFSEVRKVLTYLTLLIATIIAIGAVIAFLTSFLRGELTPRFLLKVLVVLVLDGGVLWYYFDWIRRKPAPKVLNLAHE